A stretch of the Serratia marcescens genome encodes the following:
- the mdtD gene encoding multidrug transporter subunit MdtD, producing MLMKHAATVRWQLWIVAFGFFMQTLDTTIVNTALPSMAASLGENPLRMQSVIVSYVLTVAVTLPASGWLADKVGVQRVFFSAILLFTLGSLLCARSETLNELIASRVIQGIGGAMMVPVGRLTVMKIVPREQYMAAMTFVTLPGQIGPLMGPALGGFLVQYASWHWIFLINIPVGIVGAIATLLLMPNYQMQTRRFDLSGFILLAIGMASLTLALDGHKGMGLSGGAIAGLVALGVAALLGYVWHAYGNSRALFSLRLLRTPTYKIGLLASLLGRIGSGMLPFMTPLFLQVGMGFTPFHAGLMMIPMIIGSMGMKRIVVQVVNRFGYRNVLVAATLLLALVSLSFLLAAMLGWLWLLPVVLFLQGMVNSLRFSAMNTLTLKDLPDRLASSGNSLLSMVMQLSMSLGVSVAGILIGSFAHHQVVADSPAIHGAFIYSYCCMALIIALPALAFARVPADSAPNRTLTKEPGTGSTRLQ from the coding sequence ATGCTGATGAAACACGCCGCCACGGTACGCTGGCAACTCTGGATAGTGGCATTCGGCTTCTTTATGCAGACGCTGGATACCACTATCGTCAACACCGCCCTGCCCTCGATGGCCGCCAGCCTGGGGGAGAACCCGCTGCGCATGCAGTCGGTGATCGTCTCCTATGTGCTGACGGTGGCGGTGACGCTGCCGGCCAGCGGCTGGCTGGCGGACAAGGTCGGCGTACAGCGGGTGTTTTTCAGCGCCATCCTGCTGTTCACCCTCGGCTCCCTCCTCTGCGCCCGTTCGGAAACCCTGAACGAGCTGATCGCCTCGCGCGTGATTCAGGGCATCGGCGGCGCGATGATGGTGCCGGTCGGGCGCCTGACGGTGATGAAGATCGTGCCGCGCGAGCAGTACATGGCGGCGATGACCTTCGTGACGCTGCCGGGCCAGATCGGCCCGCTGATGGGGCCGGCGCTGGGTGGCTTTCTGGTGCAATACGCCAGCTGGCATTGGATTTTCCTGATCAACATTCCGGTGGGCATCGTGGGCGCCATCGCCACGCTGCTGCTGATGCCCAACTACCAAATGCAGACCCGCCGCTTCGATCTCAGCGGCTTTATCCTGCTGGCGATCGGCATGGCGTCGCTGACGCTGGCGCTCGACGGCCACAAAGGCATGGGGCTCTCCGGCGGCGCCATCGCCGGTCTGGTGGCGCTGGGCGTGGCGGCGCTGTTGGGGTATGTTTGGCATGCCTACGGCAATAGCCGCGCCCTGTTCTCACTGCGGCTGCTGCGCACCCCGACTTACAAGATCGGGCTGCTGGCCAGCCTGCTGGGGCGCATCGGCAGCGGCATGCTGCCGTTCATGACGCCGCTGTTTCTGCAGGTGGGCATGGGCTTTACGCCGTTCCACGCCGGGCTGATGATGATCCCGATGATCATCGGCAGCATGGGCATGAAGCGCATCGTGGTGCAGGTGGTCAACCGCTTCGGCTATCGCAACGTGCTGGTGGCCGCCACGCTGCTGCTGGCGCTGGTCAGCCTGAGCTTCCTGCTGGCGGCGATGCTCGGCTGGCTGTGGCTGCTGCCGGTGGTTCTGTTTTTACAGGGGATGGTCAACTCACTGCGCTTCTCGGCGATGAACACCCTGACGCTGAAAGATCTGCCGGACCGGCTGGCCAGCAGCGGCAACAGCCTGTTGTCGATGGTCATGCAGCTGTCGATGAGCCTTGGCGTCAGCGTCGCCGGCATCTTGATCGGCAGCTTCGCCCATCATCAGGTGGTGGCCGATAGCCCGGCCATTCACGGCGCATTTATTTACAGTTACTGCTGTATGGCGTTGATTATCGCTCTGCCCGCGCTGGCCTTCGCGCGCGTGCCGGCCGATAGCGCGCCCAACCGCACGCTGACCAAAGAGCCGGGTACCGGCTCAACGAGGTTGCAATGA
- the mdtC gene encoding multidrug efflux RND transporter permease subunit MdtC, with protein MKFFALFIHRPVATTLLTLAIAISGAIGFRLLPVSPLPQVDFPVISISASLPGASPETMASSVATPLERALGRIAGVNEMTSMSSLGSTRVILQFDLDRDINGAARDVQAAINAAQSLLPTGMPSRPSYRKVNPSDAPIMILTLTSDTYSQGQLYDFASTQLAQKISQTEGVGDVSVGGSSLPAVRVELNPSALFNQGVSLDTVRQAIANANVRRPQGAVENPQQRWQIQANDALKTADAYRPLIIHYNNGSAVRLADVAEVKDSVQDVRNAGMTDAKPAIILAISRAPDANIIETVDRIRAELPALQENIPASIKLNVAQDRSPTIRASLAEVEQSLAIAIGLVILVVFIFLRSGRATLIPAVAVPVSLIGSFAAMYLCGFSLNNLSLMALTIATGFVVDDAIVVLENISRHVEAGMKPINAALLGAREVGFTVLSMSVSLVAVFIPLLLMEGLPGRLFREFAVTLSVSIGLSLIVSLTLTPMMCAYLLRHQPPRSQRRARGFGKMLLALQQGYGRSLNWVLGHSRWVLAVFLATLALNVWLYISIPKTFFPEQDTGRLMGFIQADQSISFQAMRGKLEDFMKIVREDPDVENVTGFTGGSRTNSGSMFISLKPLSVRSDDAQKVIARLRARLAKEPGASLFLMAVQDIRVGGRQANASYQYTLLADDLAALREWEPKIRTALAALPELADVNSDQQDKGSEMDLVYDRETMARLGISVSDANNLLNNAFGQRQISTIYQPLNQYKVVMEVAPPYTQDVSSLDKMFIINNEGKAIPLSYFASWRPANAPLSVNHQGLSAASTISFNLPDGGSLSDATAAVERTMTQLGVPSTVRGAFAGTAQVFQDTLKSQLILILAAIATVYIVLGVLYESYIHPLTILSTLPSAGVGALLALELFGAPFSLIALIGIMLLIGIVKKNAIMMVDFALEAQRNGGISAREAIFQASLLRFRPIMMTTLAALFGALPLVLTSGDGAELRQPLGITIAGGLVMSQLLTLYTTPVVYLYFDRLQAKFRRNKQLAPLPH; from the coding sequence GTGAAATTCTTCGCCCTGTTCATTCACCGGCCGGTGGCCACCACCCTGCTGACGCTGGCCATCGCCATCAGCGGCGCGATCGGCTTTCGCCTGCTGCCGGTGTCGCCGCTGCCGCAGGTGGACTTTCCGGTGATTTCGATCAGCGCGTCGCTGCCGGGCGCCTCGCCGGAAACCATGGCATCCTCGGTGGCGACGCCACTGGAGCGCGCGCTGGGCCGCATCGCCGGGGTTAACGAAATGACCTCGATGAGTTCGCTCGGCAGTACCCGGGTCATTTTGCAGTTCGATCTCGATCGCGACATCAACGGCGCCGCGCGCGATGTGCAGGCGGCGATCAACGCCGCACAAAGCCTGCTGCCGACCGGCATGCCGAGCCGCCCCAGCTACCGCAAGGTCAACCCTTCCGACGCGCCGATCATGATCCTGACGCTGACCTCGGACACCTACAGCCAGGGGCAGCTGTACGATTTCGCCTCCACCCAGTTGGCGCAGAAGATCAGCCAGACCGAGGGCGTCGGCGACGTTTCCGTGGGCGGCAGCTCGCTGCCGGCGGTGCGGGTCGAGCTGAACCCTTCGGCGCTGTTCAATCAGGGCGTGTCGCTGGATACCGTACGGCAAGCCATCGCCAACGCCAACGTGCGCCGCCCGCAGGGCGCCGTGGAAAACCCGCAGCAGCGCTGGCAGATCCAGGCCAACGATGCGCTGAAAACCGCCGATGCCTACCGTCCACTGATCATTCATTACAACAACGGCTCGGCGGTGCGTTTAGCCGACGTGGCCGAGGTTAAAGACTCGGTGCAAGACGTGCGCAACGCCGGGATGACCGACGCCAAACCGGCGATCATTCTGGCCATCAGCCGTGCGCCGGACGCCAACATCATCGAAACCGTCGATCGCATTCGCGCCGAGCTGCCCGCCCTGCAGGAAAATATCCCGGCCTCGATAAAACTCAACGTCGCGCAGGATCGTTCGCCGACCATTCGCGCGTCGCTGGCCGAGGTCGAACAGTCGCTGGCGATCGCCATCGGGTTGGTGATCCTGGTGGTGTTCATCTTCCTGCGCTCCGGGCGCGCCACGCTAATCCCGGCGGTCGCCGTGCCGGTGTCGCTGATCGGCTCGTTCGCCGCCATGTATCTGTGCGGGTTCAGCCTCAATAACCTGTCGCTGATGGCGCTGACCATCGCCACCGGCTTTGTGGTGGACGACGCCATCGTGGTGCTGGAAAACATTTCCCGCCACGTCGAGGCCGGCATGAAACCGATCAACGCCGCGCTGCTGGGCGCGCGGGAAGTCGGCTTCACCGTGCTGTCGATGAGCGTTTCGCTGGTGGCGGTGTTTATCCCACTGCTGTTGATGGAAGGCCTGCCGGGGCGCCTGTTCCGCGAGTTCGCCGTCACCCTGTCGGTATCGATCGGGCTGTCGCTCATCGTCTCGCTGACGCTCACGCCGATGATGTGCGCCTACCTGCTGCGCCACCAGCCGCCGCGTTCGCAGCGGCGGGCGCGCGGCTTCGGCAAAATGCTGCTGGCGCTGCAGCAGGGCTACGGACGCTCGCTGAACTGGGTGCTCGGCCACTCGCGCTGGGTGCTGGCGGTGTTCCTCGCCACCCTTGCGCTCAACGTCTGGCTGTATATCAGCATCCCGAAAACCTTCTTCCCGGAACAGGATACCGGGCGCCTGATGGGCTTTATCCAGGCCGACCAAAGCATTTCGTTCCAGGCGATGCGCGGCAAACTGGAAGACTTCATGAAAATCGTGCGCGAAGATCCGGACGTGGAAAACGTCACCGGTTTTACCGGCGGCTCGCGCACCAACAGTGGTTCGATGTTCATCTCACTGAAACCCCTGTCGGTACGCAGCGACGACGCGCAGAAAGTGATCGCCCGCCTGCGCGCTCGCCTGGCCAAAGAACCGGGTGCCAGCCTGTTTCTGATGGCGGTGCAGGATATCCGCGTCGGCGGCCGGCAGGCCAACGCCAGCTACCAATATACGCTGCTGGCGGACGATCTCGCCGCGCTGCGCGAATGGGAGCCGAAGATCCGCACCGCGCTGGCCGCATTGCCCGAGCTGGCGGACGTCAACTCGGATCAGCAGGATAAAGGCTCGGAAATGGATTTGGTCTACGATCGCGAAACCATGGCGCGCCTCGGCATTTCGGTATCCGACGCTAACAACCTGCTGAACAACGCCTTCGGCCAGCGGCAGATTTCGACCATCTATCAACCGCTCAACCAATACAAAGTCGTGATGGAAGTGGCGCCGCCCTACACCCAGGACGTGAGCTCGCTGGACAAAATGTTCATCATCAACAACGAAGGCAAGGCGATACCGCTCTCCTACTTCGCCAGTTGGCGGCCGGCCAACGCGCCGCTGTCGGTCAACCATCAGGGGCTGTCCGCCGCCTCGACCATCTCCTTTAACCTGCCGGACGGCGGCAGCCTGTCGGACGCCACCGCTGCGGTAGAGCGCACCATGACTCAGCTCGGCGTGCCGTCCACGGTGCGCGGCGCGTTCGCCGGCACCGCCCAGGTGTTCCAGGACACCCTGAAGTCGCAGCTCATCCTGATCCTGGCGGCGATCGCCACGGTGTATATCGTGCTCGGCGTGCTGTATGAGAGCTATATCCATCCGCTGACCATCCTTTCCACGCTGCCTTCCGCCGGCGTGGGGGCGCTGCTGGCGCTCGAGCTGTTCGGCGCGCCGTTCAGCCTGATCGCGCTGATAGGCATCATGCTGTTGATCGGCATCGTGAAGAAAAACGCCATCATGATGGTCGACTTCGCGCTCGAGGCGCAGCGCAACGGCGGCATCAGCGCCCGCGAGGCGATTTTCCAGGCCAGCCTGCTGCGGTTCCGGCCGATCATGATGACCACGCTGGCGGCGTTGTTCGGCGCGCTGCCGCTGGTGCTGACCAGCGGCGACGGCGCGGAGCTGCGCCAGCCGCTCGGCATCACCATCGCCGGTGGCCTGGTGATGAGCCAGCTGCTGACGCTGTACACCACCCCGGTGGTCTACCTTTACTTCGACCGGCTGCAGGCGAAGTTCCGCCGCAACAAGCAACTGGCCCCGCTGCCCCATTAA